In Burkholderia contaminans, the following proteins share a genomic window:
- a CDS encoding GNAT family N-acetyltransferase: MNTQFNGPAEVVGTVGSAPVLVRELASKDREQMLTHFLSLDEEDRLLRFGQMVPDHVIENYVRTIDFGRDTVFGVFDHDLELIGVGHLAYLPAEGDKRTAEFGVSVLESARGRGVGSKLFERAAIRSRNTHVTMLYMHCLSRNATMMHIAKKSGMRIEYAYGEADAYLSLPPADHSTIIAEMLQEQAAVFDYAMKRQARRTTKFIESLMPAALTA; the protein is encoded by the coding sequence ATGAACACGCAATTCAACGGCCCAGCCGAAGTCGTCGGCACGGTCGGCAGTGCGCCGGTTCTCGTCAGGGAACTGGCTTCCAAAGACCGTGAGCAGATGCTCACCCACTTTCTCTCGCTCGACGAAGAGGATCGCCTGCTGCGCTTCGGCCAGATGGTGCCCGACCACGTGATCGAGAACTACGTCCGCACGATCGACTTCGGCCGCGACACCGTGTTCGGTGTATTCGACCACGACCTCGAACTGATCGGCGTCGGCCACCTGGCCTACCTGCCGGCCGAGGGCGACAAGCGCACGGCCGAATTCGGCGTGTCGGTGCTCGAAAGCGCACGCGGCCGCGGCGTCGGCTCGAAGCTGTTCGAGCGCGCGGCGATCCGCAGCCGCAACACGCACGTGACGATGCTGTACATGCACTGCCTGTCGCGTAACGCGACGATGATGCACATCGCGAAGAAATCCGGGATGCGGATCGAGTACGCGTACGGCGAAGCCGATGCGTACCTGTCGCTGCCGCCGGCCGACCACTCGACGATCATCGCCGAGATGCTGCAGGAGCAGGCCGCGGTATTCGACTACGCGATGAAGCGCCAGGCGCGTCGTACCACGAAGTTCATCGAATCGCTGATGCCCGCCGCGCTGACGGCGTAA
- a CDS encoding Lrp/AsnC family transcriptional regulator — protein MAQAELDAIDRRILAILQENGRLSNQEIAERVNLSPSPCLRRIRRLEEIGVITGYVALLDPQKLGLDLLAYVSVRLEKRGGLAPMRADETSARAGATHAELFRAAVQTWPEVVACHAMTGDMDYLLRVQVEDMAHFSRFVQEHLLHHPSVIDVKTSFSLECFKETTALPIRSVR, from the coding sequence ATGGCGCAAGCCGAATTGGATGCCATCGATCGGCGAATCCTCGCGATTCTTCAGGAGAACGGGCGCCTGTCGAACCAGGAGATCGCCGAGCGTGTGAACCTGTCGCCGAGCCCGTGCCTGCGGCGGATCCGGCGGCTCGAGGAGATCGGCGTGATCACCGGCTATGTCGCGCTGCTCGATCCGCAGAAGCTCGGGCTCGATCTGCTCGCGTACGTGAGCGTGCGGCTCGAGAAGCGCGGCGGCCTGGCGCCGATGCGGGCCGACGAAACGTCGGCGCGGGCGGGCGCGACCCATGCGGAGCTGTTCCGCGCGGCCGTGCAGACCTGGCCGGAAGTGGTCGCGTGCCACGCGATGACGGGGGACATGGATTACCTGCTGCGCGTGCAGGTCGAGGACATGGCGCATTTCTCCCGCTTCGTGCAGGAGCACCTGCTGCATCACCCGTCGGTGATCGACGTGAAGACGAGCTTTTCGCTCGAATGCTTCAAGGAAACGACGGCGTTGCCGATTCGTTCGGTGCGCTAG
- a CDS encoding TetR/AcrR family transcriptional regulator, with protein MARTRAPDHESQREQILDLAAEKFAQTSYPSTSMSDLATASGTSKARLYHYYESKEAILFDLLDRYTKRLMLIIAEVEGASQRRGLSERDAFAELVRAFLAEYETSHSRHVALLNDVKYLEDAQREIVLDRQRDIVAAFTRQLARAYPDRISKENQTSVTMMVFGMINWTFTWLKPGGRLGYRDFAEQVIDLIERGLSTAA; from the coding sequence ATGGCCCGTACCCGAGCGCCCGACCACGAATCCCAGCGCGAGCAGATCCTCGATCTGGCCGCCGAGAAATTCGCGCAGACGAGCTACCCGAGCACGTCGATGTCCGATCTCGCGACCGCGAGCGGCACGTCGAAGGCGCGCCTCTATCACTATTACGAGAGCAAGGAAGCGATCCTGTTCGACCTGCTCGACCGCTACACGAAACGGCTGATGCTGATCATCGCCGAGGTCGAAGGGGCGAGCCAGCGGCGTGGCCTCAGCGAGCGCGACGCGTTCGCCGAGCTCGTGCGCGCGTTCCTCGCCGAGTACGAGACGTCGCACAGCCGGCACGTCGCGCTGCTCAACGACGTGAAGTATCTGGAGGACGCACAGCGCGAAATCGTGCTCGACCGCCAGCGCGACATCGTCGCGGCATTCACGCGCCAGCTCGCACGCGCGTACCCGGACCGCATCTCGAAGGAAAACCAGACATCGGTGACGATGATGGTGTTCGGGATGATCAACTGGACGTTCACATGGCTGAAGCCGGGCGGCCGCCTCGGCTACCGCGACTTCGCCGAGCAGGTGATCGACCTGATCGAACGTGGGCTGTCGACGGCGGCCTGA
- a CDS encoding orotate phosphoribosyltransferase: MTGYDRQSISDTTAKILLEVQAVHFNAEKPFIFTSGWASPVYIDCRKLISYPRVRRALMEMAETTITRDIGFEQIDAVAGGETAGIPFAAWIADRMMVPMQYVRKKPKGFGRNAQIEGHLEEGSRVLLVEDLTTDSRSKINFVNALRTAGATVNHCFVLFHYNIFKESVSVLKDIDVDLHALATWWDVLRVAKASGYFETKTLDEVEKFLHAPAEWSAAHGGATSPKD, translated from the coding sequence ATGACAGGCTACGATCGTCAGTCGATCTCGGATACGACCGCCAAAATCCTGCTCGAAGTACAGGCAGTGCACTTCAACGCAGAAAAACCGTTCATCTTCACGTCCGGCTGGGCAAGCCCCGTCTATATCGACTGCCGCAAGCTGATTTCGTACCCGCGCGTGCGCCGCGCGCTGATGGAAATGGCTGAAACGACGATCACGCGCGACATCGGCTTCGAGCAGATCGACGCGGTGGCGGGCGGCGAAACGGCCGGCATCCCGTTCGCGGCGTGGATCGCGGACCGGATGATGGTGCCGATGCAGTACGTGCGCAAGAAGCCGAAGGGTTTCGGCCGCAACGCGCAGATCGAAGGCCATCTGGAAGAAGGCTCGCGCGTGCTGCTGGTGGAAGACCTGACGACCGACAGCCGCAGCAAGATCAACTTCGTCAACGCGCTGCGCACCGCGGGCGCGACGGTGAACCACTGCTTCGTGCTGTTCCACTACAACATCTTCAAGGAAAGCGTGTCGGTCCTGAAGGACATCGACGTCGACCTGCACGCGCTCGCGACGTGGTGGGACGTGCTGCGCGTCGCGAAGGCCTCGGGCTACTTCGAGACGAAGACGCTCGACGAAGTCGAGAAATTCCTGCACGCACCGGCCGAGTGGTCGGCTGCGCACGGCGGCGCAACGTCCCCGAAGGATTGA
- a CDS encoding indolepyruvate ferredoxin oxidoreductase family protein codes for MNAPLDAGQRASLEAALKSVTLDDKYTLERGRAYMSGIQALVRLPMLQQERDRAAGLNTAGFISGYRGSPLGGLDLSLWKAKQHLAAHQIVFQPGLNEDLAATAVWGSQQVNLYPGAKHDGVFGMWYGKGPGVDRTGDVFKHANSAGSSKHGGVLVLAGDDHAAKSSTLAHQSEHIFKACGLPVLFPSNVQEYLDFGLHGWAMSRYSGLWVALKCVTDVVESSASVDIDPHRTEIVLPTDFILPEGGLNIRWPDPPLVQEARLLDYKWYAALAYVRANKLDRIEIDSPSARFGIMTGGKAYLDVRQALTDLGLDDETCARIGIRLYKVGCVWPLEAQGAQAFARGLDEILVVEEKRQILEYAIKEELYNWPDGQRPRVFGKFDEKDGAGGEWSVPMGNWLLPAHYELSPAIIAKAIATRLEKFELPSDVRARIAARLAVINAKEMALAKPHVQTERKPWFCSGCPHNTSTNVPEGSRAIAGIGCHYMTVWMDRSTSTFSQMGGEGVPWIGQAPFTDEKHVFANLGDGTYFHSGLLAVRAAISSKANITYKILYNDAVAMTGGQPVDGVLTVPQITHQLASEGAKKIVIVTDEPEKYDSQKALLAPGVTIHHRDQLDDVQRELREIEGTTILIYDQTCATEKRRRRKRGTYPDPAKRVVINDAVCEGCGDCSVQSNCLSVEPLETEFGTKRQINQSSCNKDFSCVKGFCPSFVTVEGGQLKKPKAVSVDGNALPPIPEPTLPDIDRAYGVLVTGVGGTGVVTIGALLGMAAHLENKGVTVLDVTGLAQKGGAVMSHVQISHAPTDIHATRIAMGEADLVIGCDAIVTAGDECTSRMRHDTTRVVVNSAQTPTAEFIKNPNWSFPGLSAENDIRAAAGEAVDFIDANRFAVALLGDAIYTNPFVLGYAWQKGWLPLTLASLVRAIELNAVSVEKNRAAFDWGRRAAYDLASVKQAAAGDARPVQGATVISLHTKKAVDALIAKRVEFLTAYQNAAYASRYAAFVDKVRAAERTLADGDTMQEPLTEAVARNLFKLMAYKDEYEVARLQSDPAFLARLTAQFEGDWKLKFHLAPPLFAKTDAHGHLVKKAYGPWMMSAFRMLAKAKFLRGTGLDPFGRTAERRTERALIGEYEALIDEVLAKLNAANRPLAVELAALPDGIRGYGHVKENNLRAVRQKRDTLLAKWRSPSGGQSHQQVA; via the coding sequence ATGAATGCCCCGCTAGACGCAGGCCAACGCGCATCGCTAGAAGCCGCGCTGAAGTCCGTCACGCTTGACGACAAATACACACTGGAACGCGGTCGCGCGTACATGAGCGGCATCCAGGCCCTCGTGCGCTTGCCGATGCTCCAGCAGGAACGCGATCGCGCCGCCGGTCTCAATACGGCAGGCTTCATCTCCGGCTACCGCGGATCGCCGCTCGGCGGCCTCGATCTGTCGCTCTGGAAAGCCAAGCAGCACCTGGCCGCCCACCAGATCGTCTTCCAGCCCGGCCTCAACGAAGATCTCGCCGCCACCGCCGTGTGGGGCTCGCAGCAAGTGAACCTGTACCCCGGCGCGAAGCACGACGGCGTGTTCGGCATGTGGTACGGCAAGGGCCCGGGCGTCGACCGCACGGGCGACGTATTCAAGCACGCGAACTCGGCCGGCTCGTCGAAGCACGGCGGCGTGCTGGTGCTCGCCGGCGACGACCACGCGGCGAAATCGTCGACGCTCGCGCACCAGTCCGAACACATCTTCAAGGCCTGCGGGCTGCCGGTGCTGTTCCCGTCCAACGTGCAGGAATATCTCGACTTCGGCCTGCACGGCTGGGCCATGAGCCGCTACTCGGGCCTGTGGGTCGCGCTCAAGTGCGTGACGGACGTGGTCGAATCGTCGGCATCGGTCGATATCGACCCGCATCGCACCGAGATCGTGCTGCCGACCGACTTCATCCTGCCGGAAGGCGGCCTGAACATCCGCTGGCCCGACCCACCGCTCGTGCAGGAAGCACGGCTGCTCGACTACAAGTGGTACGCGGCGCTCGCCTACGTGCGCGCGAACAAGCTCGACCGCATCGAGATCGATTCGCCGAGCGCGCGCTTCGGGATCATGACCGGCGGCAAGGCGTACCTCGACGTGCGCCAGGCGCTGACCGACCTCGGCCTCGATGACGAAACCTGCGCGCGAATCGGCATCCGGCTCTACAAGGTCGGCTGCGTGTGGCCGCTCGAAGCACAGGGCGCACAGGCGTTCGCGCGCGGGCTCGACGAAATCCTCGTCGTCGAGGAAAAGCGCCAGATCCTCGAATACGCGATCAAGGAAGAGTTGTACAACTGGCCCGACGGGCAACGCCCGCGCGTGTTCGGCAAGTTCGACGAGAAGGACGGCGCCGGCGGCGAATGGTCGGTGCCGATGGGCAACTGGCTGCTGCCCGCGCACTACGAACTGTCGCCCGCGATCATCGCGAAGGCGATCGCGACGCGCCTCGAGAAGTTCGAGCTGCCGTCCGACGTGCGGGCACGCATCGCCGCGCGCCTCGCCGTGATCAACGCGAAGGAAATGGCGCTCGCGAAGCCCCACGTGCAGACCGAGCGCAAGCCGTGGTTCTGCTCGGGCTGCCCGCACAACACGTCGACCAACGTGCCGGAAGGCTCGCGCGCGATCGCGGGGATCGGCTGCCACTACATGACCGTGTGGATGGACCGCAGCACGAGCACCTTCAGCCAGATGGGCGGCGAAGGCGTGCCATGGATCGGCCAGGCGCCGTTCACGGACGAAAAGCACGTGTTCGCGAACCTCGGCGACGGCACCTATTTCCACTCGGGCCTGCTGGCCGTGCGCGCGGCGATCTCGTCGAAGGCGAACATCACCTACAAGATCCTCTACAACGACGCCGTGGCGATGACGGGCGGCCAGCCGGTCGACGGCGTGCTGACGGTGCCGCAGATCACGCACCAGCTCGCGTCGGAAGGCGCGAAGAAGATCGTGATCGTCACCGACGAGCCGGAGAAGTACGACAGCCAGAAGGCGCTGCTCGCGCCGGGCGTGACGATCCACCACCGTGACCAGCTCGATGACGTGCAGCGCGAGCTGCGCGAGATCGAAGGCACGACGATCCTGATCTACGACCAGACCTGCGCGACCGAGAAACGCCGTCGCCGCAAACGCGGCACGTATCCGGATCCGGCCAAGCGTGTCGTGATCAACGACGCGGTGTGCGAAGGCTGCGGCGACTGCTCGGTGCAGTCGAACTGCCTGTCGGTCGAGCCACTGGAAACCGAATTCGGCACGAAGCGCCAGATCAACCAGTCGAGCTGCAACAAGGACTTCTCGTGCGTGAAGGGCTTCTGCCCGAGCTTCGTCACGGTCGAGGGCGGCCAGTTGAAGAAGCCGAAGGCCGTGTCGGTCGACGGCAACGCACTGCCGCCGATCCCGGAGCCGACGCTGCCGGACATCGACCGCGCATACGGCGTGCTCGTCACGGGCGTCGGCGGCACGGGCGTCGTCACGATCGGCGCGCTGCTCGGGATGGCCGCGCATCTGGAGAACAAGGGCGTGACCGTGCTCGACGTCACCGGTCTCGCCCAGAAGGGCGGCGCCGTGATGAGCCATGTGCAGATCTCGCACGCGCCGACCGACATCCATGCGACGCGAATCGCGATGGGCGAGGCCGACCTCGTGATCGGCTGCGATGCGATCGTCACGGCCGGCGACGAGTGCACGTCGCGGATGCGCCACGACACGACGCGCGTAGTCGTCAACAGCGCGCAGACGCCGACCGCCGAGTTCATCAAGAACCCGAACTGGTCGTTCCCGGGCCTGTCTGCCGAGAACGACATCCGCGCGGCAGCAGGTGAAGCCGTCGATTTCATCGACGCGAACCGCTTCGCGGTCGCGCTGCTCGGCGACGCGATCTACACGAACCCGTTCGTGCTCGGCTACGCGTGGCAGAAGGGCTGGCTGCCGCTCACGCTCGCGTCGCTCGTCCGCGCGATCGAGCTGAATGCGGTATCGGTGGAGAAGAATCGCGCGGCCTTCGACTGGGGCCGCCGCGCCGCGTACGACCTGGCGAGCGTGAAGCAGGCTGCGGCCGGCGACGCGCGCCCCGTGCAAGGCGCCACGGTGATTTCGCTGCACACGAAGAAGGCCGTCGACGCGCTGATCGCGAAGCGTGTCGAATTCCTCACCGCGTACCAGAACGCCGCGTACGCGTCTCGCTATGCGGCATTCGTCGACAAGGTGCGCGCGGCCGAGCGCACGCTGGCAGACGGCGACACGATGCAGGAGCCGCTGACCGAAGCGGTCGCGCGCAACCTGTTCAAGCTGATGGCGTACAAGGACGAATACGAGGTCGCGCGGCTGCAATCCGATCCGGCGTTCCTCGCGCGCCTGACCGCGCAGTTCGAAGGCGACTGGAAGCTGAAGTTCCACCTCGCGCCGCCGCTGTTCGCGAAGACGGACGCCCACGGCCATCTCGTGAAGAAGGCCTACGGCCCGTGGATGATGTCGGCGTTCCGGATGCTCGCGAAAGCGAAGTTCCTGCGCGGCACCGGGCTCGACCCGTTCGGCCGTACTGCGGAGCGTCGCACCGAGCGTGCGCTGATCGGTGAGTACGAAGCACTGATCGACGAGGTGCTCGCCAAGCTGAACGCGGCCAACCGTCCGCTCGCCGTCGAGCTCGCGGCGCTGCCGGACGGCATTCGCGGCTACGGCCACGTGAAGGAGAACAACCTGCGCGCGGTACGCCAGAAGCGGGACACGCTGCTCGCGAAGTGGCGTTCACCGTCGGGCGGCCAGTCGCACCAGCAGGTCGCTTGA
- a CDS encoding flavodoxin family protein, translating to MSNIVIVYHSGYGHTQKLAEAVHAGAQDAGATVRLLAVGDVDDAGWAALDAADAIVFGAPTYMGGPSAQFKQFADATSKAWFTQKWKDKIAAGFTNSATMNGDKFSTIQYFVTLSMQHGMVWVGTSLMPANSKAATRNDINYLGGSTGLLAQSPADSTPDEGPLPGDLETGKAFGRRVAEATARWVAGRG from the coding sequence ATGTCGAACATCGTCATCGTCTATCACAGCGGCTACGGTCACACGCAGAAACTGGCCGAAGCCGTGCACGCGGGCGCGCAGGATGCCGGCGCGACCGTGCGCCTGCTCGCCGTCGGCGACGTCGACGACGCGGGCTGGGCCGCGCTCGACGCGGCCGACGCGATCGTCTTCGGCGCGCCGACCTACATGGGCGGCCCGTCGGCGCAGTTCAAGCAGTTTGCCGACGCGACGTCGAAAGCGTGGTTCACGCAGAAATGGAAGGACAAGATCGCCGCGGGCTTCACGAACTCCGCGACGATGAACGGCGACAAATTCTCGACAATTCAATATTTCGTCACGCTGTCGATGCAGCATGGGATGGTGTGGGTCGGCACGAGCCTGATGCCGGCCAACTCGAAGGCGGCCACGCGCAACGACATCAACTACCTGGGCGGCTCGACGGGCCTGCTCGCGCAGTCGCCGGCCGATTCGACGCCCGACGAAGGCCCGCTGCCGGGCGACCTCGAGACGGGCAAGGCATTCGGCCGGCGCGTCGCCGAAGCGACCGCCCGCTGGGTTGCCGGCCGCGGCTGA
- a CDS encoding YbhB/YbcL family Raf kinase inhibitor-like protein — translation MRVDRRITPPAPSGRPSPFLAALLYAVVLSALPAHAEGPFTVTSDDLTPGGRVRAANVFDRGDCKGGNHSPQLTWHNPPPGTRGYAVTVFDPDAPGHGWWHWAVAGIPATVTSLPADASASGFLRRIGASEARNDFGIDGYGGPCPPPGKPHRYVITVYALKGDDLRVAQGRPAPMFEHEIGTLAIGTAQLTVNYGQ, via the coding sequence ATGCGTGTGGATCGCCGGATCACTCCGCCTGCGCCATCGGGTCGCCCGTCGCCGTTCCTCGCCGCCCTCCTTTACGCCGTCGTCCTCTCTGCCCTGCCCGCGCATGCGGAAGGCCCGTTCACCGTGACGAGCGATGACCTGACGCCGGGCGGGCGCGTCCGCGCCGCGAACGTGTTCGACCGCGGCGACTGCAAGGGCGGCAACCACTCGCCGCAACTCACCTGGCACAACCCGCCGCCCGGCACGCGCGGCTATGCGGTCACGGTCTTCGATCCCGATGCTCCGGGGCACGGCTGGTGGCACTGGGCCGTGGCGGGCATTCCGGCGACGGTCACGAGCCTGCCAGCCGACGCAAGCGCGTCCGGCTTCCTGCGGCGCATCGGTGCGAGCGAGGCGCGCAACGACTTCGGGATCGACGGCTACGGCGGCCCGTGCCCGCCGCCGGGCAAGCCGCACCGCTACGTGATCACCGTCTATGCGCTCAAGGGCGACGACCTGCGCGTCGCGCAGGGCCGCCCCGCGCCGATGTTCGAGCACGAGATCGGCACGCTGGCGATCGGCACCGCGCAACTCACGGTCAACTACGGGCAGTAA
- a CDS encoding NADP-dependent malic enzyme, with the protein MDEQLKQAALAYHLNPKPGKISVTPTKPLSNQLDLSLAYSPGVAAACEAIHADPLDAQKYTSRGNLVGVITNGTAVLGLGNIGPLAAKPVMEGKGCLFKKFAGIDVFDIELSESDPDKLVEAIAMLEPTLGGINLEDIKAPECFYIEQKLRERMKIPVFHDDQHGTAIIASAAILNGLKVVGKKLSEVKLVCSGAGAAAIACLDLLVNLGLTKSNILVADSKGVIYEGRGNLDPSKQRYAATTDARTLADAIVGADVFLGCSSAGVLKQDMVKTMGDKPLILALANPEPEIRPEDAKAVRPDAIVATGRSDYPNQVNNVLCFPFIFRGALDVGATTITEEMKLACVRAIAELAQETDQSEEVAKAYEGHSLEFGPDYLIPKPFDPRLIIKIAPAVAQAAMDSGVATRPIQDMDAYREQLGATVYRTGMVMRPVFATAKQKQARIVFAEGEDERVLRAAQFVLQEKIAKPILVGRPSVIDMRLAKIGSKLKAGTDFEIVDPEDDARYHRYWQAYQEIGARDGVTPEVAKAAMRKFNTLIGAMLVHLGDADGMICGMIDTFHSHLKFIEQVLGRAKGAEHFAAMNLLMLPGRNLFVCDTYVNELPSAEQLADMTIQAAAEIERFGIAPKAALLSNSNFGSAPSASSRRMGEARKLIVERAPNLEVDGEMHGDAALSELIRKQAFPGTTLSGEANLLIMPNVEAANIAYNLLKMVGGEGVTVGPFLLGAAKPAHILTPAATVRRIINMTAVAAANVNTK; encoded by the coding sequence ATGGACGAACAACTGAAGCAGGCCGCACTCGCTTATCACCTGAACCCGAAACCCGGCAAGATTTCGGTCACCCCGACCAAGCCGCTGTCGAACCAGCTCGATCTGTCGCTCGCGTATTCGCCGGGCGTCGCCGCTGCGTGCGAAGCGATCCACGCCGATCCGCTCGACGCGCAGAAGTACACGTCGCGCGGCAACCTCGTCGGCGTCATCACGAACGGCACCGCCGTGCTCGGCCTGGGCAACATCGGCCCGCTCGCCGCGAAGCCGGTGATGGAAGGCAAGGGCTGCCTCTTCAAGAAATTCGCGGGCATCGACGTGTTCGACATCGAACTGTCGGAGTCCGACCCCGACAAGCTCGTCGAGGCGATCGCGATGCTCGAGCCGACGCTCGGCGGCATCAACCTCGAGGACATCAAGGCGCCGGAATGCTTCTACATCGAGCAGAAGCTGCGCGAGCGCATGAAGATTCCCGTTTTCCACGATGACCAGCACGGCACCGCGATCATCGCGTCGGCCGCGATCCTGAACGGCCTGAAGGTCGTCGGCAAGAAGCTGTCCGAAGTGAAGCTCGTGTGCTCGGGCGCGGGCGCAGCGGCCATCGCGTGTCTGGACCTGCTCGTGAACCTCGGCCTGACGAAGTCGAACATCCTCGTCGCCGATTCGAAGGGCGTGATCTACGAAGGGCGCGGCAACCTCGATCCGTCGAAGCAGCGCTATGCGGCGACCACCGACGCACGCACGCTCGCCGACGCGATCGTCGGCGCGGACGTGTTCCTCGGCTGCTCGAGCGCGGGCGTGCTGAAGCAGGACATGGTCAAGACGATGGGCGACAAGCCGCTGATCCTGGCGCTCGCGAACCCGGAACCGGAAATCCGCCCGGAAGACGCGAAGGCCGTGCGTCCGGACGCGATCGTAGCGACCGGCCGTTCGGACTACCCGAACCAGGTCAACAACGTGCTGTGCTTCCCGTTCATCTTCCGCGGCGCGCTCGACGTCGGCGCGACGACGATCACGGAAGAAATGAAGCTCGCGTGCGTGCGCGCGATCGCCGAGCTGGCGCAGGAAACCGACCAGAGCGAAGAAGTCGCGAAGGCGTATGAAGGCCACTCGCTCGAATTCGGGCCGGACTACCTGATTCCGAAGCCGTTCGACCCGCGCCTGATCATCAAGATCGCGCCGGCCGTCGCGCAAGCCGCGATGGACTCGGGCGTTGCCACCCGCCCGATCCAGGACATGGACGCGTACCGCGAGCAGCTCGGCGCGACCGTCTACCGCACCGGCATGGTGATGCGTCCGGTGTTCGCCACCGCGAAGCAGAAGCAGGCCCGCATCGTGTTCGCCGAGGGCGAAGACGAGCGCGTGCTGCGCGCCGCGCAGTTCGTGCTGCAGGAAAAGATCGCGAAGCCGATCCTCGTCGGCCGTCCGTCGGTCATCGACATGCGCCTCGCGAAGATCGGCTCGAAGCTGAAGGCCGGCACCGATTTCGAGATCGTCGACCCGGAAGACGATGCGCGCTACCACCGCTACTGGCAGGCGTATCAGGAGATCGGCGCGCGCGACGGCGTGACGCCGGAAGTCGCGAAGGCCGCGATGCGCAAGTTCAACACGCTGATCGGCGCGATGCTCGTGCATCTGGGCGACGCGGACGGGATGATCTGCGGGATGATCGACACGTTCCACAGCCACCTGAAGTTCATCGAACAGGTGCTGGGCCGTGCGAAGGGCGCCGAGCACTTCGCGGCGATGAACCTGCTGATGCTGCCGGGCCGCAACCTGTTCGTGTGCGATACGTACGTGAACGAACTGCCGAGCGCCGAACAGCTCGCCGACATGACGATCCAGGCCGCGGCCGAGATCGAGCGCTTCGGCATTGCGCCGAAGGCTGCGCTGCTGTCGAACTCGAACTTCGGCAGCGCGCCGTCGGCGTCGTCGCGCCGGATGGGCGAGGCTCGCAAGCTGATCGTCGAACGCGCACCGAACCTGGAAGTCGATGGCGAAATGCACGGCGACGCGGCGCTGTCGGAGCTGATCCGCAAGCAGGCATTCCCCGGCACGACGCTGTCGGGTGAAGCGAACCTGCTGATCATGCCGAACGTCGAAGCGGCGAACATCGCGTACAACCTGCTGAAGATGGTCGGCGGCGAAGGCGTGACGGTTGGCCCGTTCCTGCTCGGCGCGGCGAAGCCGGCTCACATCCTGACGCCGGCTGCGACCGTGCGCCGGATCATCAACATGACGGCCGTTGCCGCCGCGAACGTGAACACGAAGTAA
- the hppD gene encoding 4-hydroxyphenylpyruvate dioxygenase yields the protein MQIPNWDNPVGTDGFEFIEYTAPDPKALGQLFERMGFTAIARHRHKDVTVYRQGDINFIINAEPDSFAQRFARLHGPSICAIAFRVQDAAKAYKHALELGAWGFDNKTGPMELNIPAIKGIGDSLIYFVDRWRGKNGAQPGAIGDISIYDVDFEPIAGANPNPVGHGLTYIDHLTHNVHRGRMQEWAEFYERLFNFREVRYFDIEGKVTGVKSKAMTSPCGKIRIPINEEGSDTAGQIQEYLDAYHGEGIQHIALGATDIYQAVDGLRSKEVKLLDTIDTYYELVDRRVPNHGESLDELKKRKILIDGARDDLLLQIFTENQIGPIFFEIIQRKGNQGFGEGNFKALFESIELDQIRRGVVQDKA from the coding sequence ATGCAGATCCCGAACTGGGACAACCCCGTCGGCACCGACGGCTTCGAATTCATCGAATACACGGCACCGGACCCGAAAGCGCTCGGACAGCTGTTCGAACGGATGGGTTTCACCGCGATCGCGCGCCACCGCCACAAAGACGTGACGGTGTACCGCCAGGGCGACATCAACTTCATCATCAACGCCGAACCCGATTCGTTCGCGCAACGCTTCGCGCGCCTGCACGGGCCGTCGATCTGCGCGATCGCGTTCCGCGTGCAGGACGCCGCGAAGGCGTACAAGCACGCGCTGGAGCTCGGCGCATGGGGCTTCGACAACAAGACGGGCCCGATGGAGCTGAACATCCCGGCGATCAAGGGCATCGGCGATTCGCTGATTTACTTCGTCGACCGCTGGCGCGGCAAGAACGGCGCGCAACCGGGCGCCATCGGCGACATCAGCATCTATGACGTCGACTTCGAGCCGATCGCCGGCGCGAACCCGAACCCGGTCGGCCACGGCCTCACCTACATCGACCACCTGACGCACAACGTGCATCGCGGCCGCATGCAGGAATGGGCGGAGTTCTACGAGCGCCTGTTCAACTTCCGCGAAGTGCGCTACTTCGACATCGAAGGCAAGGTGACGGGCGTGAAGTCGAAGGCGATGACGTCGCCGTGCGGCAAGATCCGCATCCCGATCAACGAGGAAGGTTCGGATACGGCCGGCCAGATCCAGGAATACCTCGACGCTTACCACGGCGAAGGCATCCAGCACATCGCGCTCGGCGCCACCGACATCTACCAGGCGGTCGATGGCCTGCGCAGCAAGGAAGTGAAGCTGCTCGACACGATCGACACGTATTACGAGCTGGTCGACCGCCGCGTGCCGAACCACGGCGAATCGCTGGACGAACTGAAGAAACGCAAGATCCTGATCGACGGCGCGCGCGACGACCTGCTGCTGCAGATCTTCACCGAGAACCAGATCGGGCCGATCTTCTTCGAGATCATCCAGCGCAAGGGCAACCAGGGCTTCGGCGAAGGCAACTTCAAGGCGCTGTTCGAATCGATCGAACTCGACCAGATCCGCCGCGGCGTCGTGCAGGACAAGGCCTGA